The following proteins come from a genomic window of Hymenobacter canadensis:
- a CDS encoding T9SS type A sorting domain-containing protein, which translates to MMYSKILRVSALSILGLLPLATMAQDLRSLSTDPGRTAPADRPATAQRGQALTLPFFDDFTTPLDGTPKAANWLPGGGVLVNNRFPLAPPTRGVATFDGQRANGRPYGSGYSDIDTLASQPIDLSGRTATDRLYLGFYWQAGNIFRRPSANSSTAAVSLQLEFKDQNGLWVPVWTRRSDGTREAFRRKFVAIDQARFLHGDFQFRFRAKGSLANNDDSWSIDYVKLAPVRVRADSLYQDVATSRPLSSLLARGTAMPVGQFNAAPNPTALLNPATFTTINNLSDSGFPVPGRWVGQLDVLPAGPAALFRTTDFFSLSSPQFQARIEGDLRSSPLPVSAAAKTVRHRLTLITNEANTDPRTLPNDTISRVTELSDYFAYDDGTAEASVSVPQPGLAQNYYALRFELNKPDQVRSIRISPSYPSAAGRTITVNVWDADPANNGAPTRQPKATQSVQIPASLPPGQTFLEVAFAAPVPVSGRFYAGYGHGVITTPLSINIDLNNVPEAGAFWQFTSNFWEPKSTASLDTPPQYEGWALMLRPLMTNTVLSSAPASVAAAYSLYPNPASQGQVRVQGRYARAQVLDALGRVAWQQPASQHGQPLLELGALPAGLYLVQLTLADGLTVSKRLILNK; encoded by the coding sequence ATGATGTATTCCAAAATTCTACGCGTTTCTGCCTTATCGATTCTGGGTCTGCTGCCCCTGGCCACGATGGCCCAGGACCTACGCTCGCTCTCCACTGACCCGGGCCGGACGGCGCCGGCAGACCGCCCGGCCACGGCCCAGCGCGGGCAGGCCCTGACGCTACCCTTCTTCGACGACTTCACGACGCCCCTGGACGGCACGCCGAAAGCAGCGAACTGGCTGCCCGGCGGCGGGGTGCTCGTCAACAACCGTTTTCCACTGGCGCCGCCCACACGCGGCGTAGCCACCTTCGACGGCCAGCGGGCCAACGGCCGCCCCTACGGCAGCGGCTACAGCGACATCGACACGCTGGCGTCGCAGCCCATTGACCTGAGCGGGCGCACCGCCACCGACCGGCTGTATTTGGGCTTCTACTGGCAGGCAGGCAATATTTTCCGACGGCCTTCCGCCAATTCCAGCACGGCCGCCGTATCGCTACAATTGGAGTTCAAAGACCAAAACGGCCTGTGGGTGCCGGTCTGGACGCGCCGCAGCGACGGCACGCGCGAGGCCTTCCGGCGCAAGTTCGTGGCCATCGACCAGGCGCGGTTTCTGCATGGTGATTTCCAGTTCCGGTTTCGGGCCAAAGGCAGCTTGGCCAACAACGACGATTCCTGGAGCATCGACTACGTGAAACTGGCTCCGGTGCGGGTGCGCGCCGACTCGCTGTATCAGGACGTGGCCACCAGCCGCCCGCTGAGCAGCTTGCTGGCCCGCGGCACGGCCATGCCGGTGGGGCAGTTCAACGCCGCCCCCAACCCTACCGCACTGCTCAACCCGGCCACGTTCACCACCATTAACAACCTCTCCGACAGCGGCTTTCCGGTGCCCGGCCGTTGGGTGGGCCAGCTGGACGTGCTACCGGCCGGCCCGGCGGCGCTGTTCCGCACTACCGACTTCTTCTCGCTGAGCAGCCCGCAGTTTCAAGCCCGGATTGAGGGCGACCTACGCAGCAGCCCGCTGCCGGTGTCGGCGGCGGCCAAAACGGTGCGGCACCGCCTCACGCTCATCACCAACGAAGCCAACACCGACCCGCGCACCCTGCCCAACGACACCATCTCGCGCGTGACCGAGTTGAGCGACTATTTCGCCTACGACGACGGCACCGCCGAAGCCAGCGTGAGCGTGCCCCAGCCCGGGCTGGCCCAGAACTACTACGCGCTGCGCTTTGAGCTCAACAAACCCGACCAGGTGCGCAGCATCCGCATTTCGCCGTCGTATCCGAGCGCGGCGGGCCGCACCATCACGGTGAACGTGTGGGATGCCGACCCGGCCAACAACGGGGCACCCACGCGCCAGCCCAAGGCCACGCAGAGCGTGCAGATTCCGGCCTCGTTGCCACCCGGCCAGACGTTTCTGGAAGTTGCGTTTGCGGCGCCGGTGCCGGTGAGCGGGCGGTTCTATGCCGGCTACGGCCACGGCGTCATCACCACGCCGCTCAGCATAAACATTGACCTGAACAACGTGCCGGAAGCCGGGGCGTTCTGGCAGTTCACGAGTAACTTCTGGGAGCCAAAGTCCACGGCTTCGCTCGACACGCCGCCGCAGTACGAAGGCTGGGCCCTGATGCTACGCCCGCTGATGACCAACACGGTGCTCAGCAGCGCCCCGGCGTCGGTGGCCGCTGCCTACAGCCTCTACCCCAACCCCGCCTCGCAGGGGCAGGTGCGGGTGCAGGGCCGCTACGCCCGTGCGCAGGTGCTTGATGCCCTGGGCCGCGTGGCCTGGCAGCAGCCAGCCAGCCAGCACGGCCAACCCCTGCTGGAGCTGGGCGCGCTGCCCGCCGGCCTCTACTTGGTACAGCTGACGCTAGCCGATGGCCTGACCGTGAGCAAACGCCTGATACTGAACAAATAG
- a CDS encoding putative quinol monooxygenase, with translation MATPAEIYCVAAEWLVPTEHIDTVRGLLTEAAAAVRQHEPGNLLYIAHESADEPGRFFVYEQYANQEAQIAHRAAPHFQDLVLGQIVPLLAERKTSFYHLLPVQGQ, from the coding sequence ATGGCAACTCCAGCTGAAATCTATTGCGTGGCCGCCGAGTGGCTGGTGCCCACCGAGCACATCGACACCGTCCGCGGCCTGTTGACGGAAGCCGCCGCCGCCGTGCGCCAGCACGAGCCCGGCAACCTGCTCTACATTGCCCATGAGTCGGCCGACGAGCCGGGGCGCTTCTTCGTGTATGAGCAGTACGCCAACCAGGAAGCGCAGATTGCGCACCGCGCCGCGCCCCACTTCCAGGACCTAGTGTTGGGCCAGATAGTACCGCTGCTGGCCGAGCGCAAAACCTCCTTTTACCACCTGCTGCCCGTACAGGGCCAGTAG
- a CDS encoding PASTA domain-containing protein produces MSFFKSDTPLDLVKHLLVIGLATAALVFGFFFVYLPLTTNHGETIVVPKITGMNQADLEDYLDERNLRFYVDDSSYNPGTRPFTVLNQDPAPGQNVKEDRKIYITVAMKNPPVIKMPKLTDGSVKNAQMILGSYDLVVGQIKLVPNIQQNAVLRQLVGGKDIAPGAAIAKGTKVDLEVGDGLGNQEFPMPNLINMPADEATTLLVGQGLQLGEVFYQPAQDGETDGTVVKQRPVAAPDATIRMGQLVDIWVAGDEPVKSVN; encoded by the coding sequence ATGTCCTTTTTCAAATCTGATACGCCGCTTGACCTGGTAAAGCACCTGCTGGTGATTGGCCTGGCCACGGCGGCGCTGGTGTTCGGGTTCTTCTTTGTGTATCTGCCCCTGACCACCAACCACGGCGAAACCATTGTGGTGCCTAAAATCACGGGCATGAACCAGGCCGACCTCGAAGACTACCTCGACGAGCGCAACCTACGCTTCTACGTCGACGACAGCTCCTACAACCCCGGCACGCGCCCGTTTACAGTACTCAACCAGGACCCCGCGCCCGGCCAGAATGTGAAGGAAGACCGCAAGATCTATATCACGGTGGCCATGAAAAACCCGCCCGTCATCAAGATGCCCAAGCTGACGGATGGCTCGGTGAAAAACGCCCAGATGATTCTCGGCAGCTACGATTTGGTGGTGGGCCAGATCAAGCTGGTGCCTAACATTCAGCAGAATGCCGTGCTGCGGCAGCTGGTGGGCGGCAAAGACATTGCGCCCGGCGCGGCCATTGCCAAAGGCACCAAGGTAGACCTGGAAGTGGGCGACGGCCTCGGCAACCAGGAATTCCCAATGCCTAACCTCATCAATATGCCGGCCGATGAAGCCACTACGCTGCTCGTGGGCCAGGGCCTGCAGCTGGGCGAAGTATTCTACCAGCCCGCCCAGGACGGCGAAACCGACGGCACCGTGGTGAAGCAGCGCCCCGTGGCTGCCCCCGACGCCACCATCCGCATGGGCCAGCTGGTAGACATCTGGGTGGCCGGCGACGAGCCGGTGAAAAGCGTAAACTAA
- a CDS encoding organic hydroperoxide resistance protein, with protein sequence MKINKVFTAQAKAKGGRDGQVTSKDEVINIPLSTPKEMGGPGKPNSTNPEQLFAAAYASCFEGALGVAARQANVKLNGVTVEALIGFGQAEDGGYGISADLHINIPGVEQPQAEELVQAAHGICPYSRATRGNIEVNLTTTTEAA encoded by the coding sequence ATGAAAATCAACAAAGTCTTCACCGCACAGGCGAAAGCCAAAGGTGGCCGCGACGGCCAGGTTACGTCCAAAGACGAGGTCATCAACATTCCGCTGAGCACGCCCAAGGAAATGGGCGGCCCCGGCAAGCCTAACTCCACCAACCCCGAGCAGCTGTTTGCCGCCGCTTATGCCTCGTGCTTCGAGGGCGCGCTGGGCGTAGCGGCCCGCCAGGCCAACGTGAAGCTGAACGGCGTGACGGTGGAAGCCCTGATTGGTTTCGGCCAGGCTGAAGACGGCGGCTACGGCATTTCGGCCGACCTGCACATCAACATTCCCGGCGTAGAGCAGCCACAGGCCGAAGAGCTGGTGCAGGCTGCCCACGGCATCTGCCCCTACTCGCGCGCTACCCGCGGCAACATCGAGGTGAACCTCACGACCACCACCGAAGCCGCCTAA
- a CDS encoding rhodanese-like domain-containing protein — translation MADITPAELKQRQAAGEKPTIIDVREPWENEEGRIEGSQNIPLNTLPQKLEELEDLKDQEIIVHCKSGGRSTSAKAYLTQQGFMQVRNLLGGFQAYQQA, via the coding sequence ATGGCCGATATAACTCCTGCCGAGCTAAAACAACGCCAGGCCGCTGGCGAAAAGCCTACCATTATTGACGTGCGCGAGCCCTGGGAAAACGAGGAAGGCCGCATTGAGGGCAGCCAGAATATTCCGCTTAACACGCTGCCCCAGAAGCTGGAAGAGCTGGAAGATCTTAAGGACCAGGAAATTATCGTGCACTGCAAGAGCGGCGGCCGTTCCACCTCGGCCAAAGCCTACCTCACCCAGCAGGGCTTTATGCAGGTGCGCAACCTGCTTGGCGGTTTTCAGGCGTATCAGCAGGCGTAG
- a CDS encoding MarR family winged helix-turn-helix transcriptional regulator translates to MSNSPSLPSDETLQKLENQLCFPIYAVSRLLTKAYQPYLQELDLTYPQYLVLMLLWEHDELTVKALGEKLLLDSGTLTPLLKRLEQKQCVSRRRDPRDERSVIISLLPAGRELQQRACHIPATLFARLDMSPVEFETLRAQLQHLLIQLS, encoded by the coding sequence ATGAGCAACTCCCCTTCCCTTCCATCTGACGAAACGCTGCAGAAACTGGAAAACCAGCTGTGTTTTCCTATTTATGCGGTTTCTAGGCTGCTGACCAAGGCCTACCAGCCCTATCTGCAGGAGCTGGACCTGACGTATCCGCAGTATCTGGTGCTGATGCTGCTGTGGGAGCACGACGAGCTGACGGTAAAAGCCCTGGGCGAAAAGCTACTGCTCGACTCGGGCACGCTCACGCCGCTGCTCAAGCGCCTGGAGCAGAAGCAGTGCGTGAGCCGCCGCCGCGACCCGCGCGACGAGCGTTCCGTCATTATCAGTCTGCTGCCGGCCGGCCGCGAGCTGCAGCAGCGGGCTTGCCACATCCCGGCTACCCTGTTTGCCCGGCTGGATATGTCGCCCGTCGAATTTGAAACCCTGCGGGCTCAGCTTCAACACTTACTCATTCAGTTGTCCTGA
- a CDS encoding NADP-dependent oxidoreductase: MQTQSIVLASRPQGTPTAEQFRFETLVLPPLAAGQVLLRTRYVSVDPYMRGRMSAAKSYVAPFEVGQPIAGGVVAEVVESQSDTLPVGSVVVGNLPWQQHSVADGKGLNRIPTDKAPVSYFLGLLGMPGLTAYFGLLDICQPKAGETVVVSGAAGAVGMVVGQLAKIQGCRVIGTAGSDEKVAYLKELGFDEAINYKTANIAEALAAAAPNGIDCYFDNVGGPITDAVYDLLNKHARIALCGQISTYNSTEAPVGPRPEGKLLKTSTKLQGFIVSDYLPQWPEGVAKLTEWYGQGKLKFEETVTEGFDQIPAAFLGLFQGDNTGKAIVKVA, translated from the coding sequence ATGCAAACCCAATCCATTGTGCTGGCCAGCCGCCCCCAGGGCACGCCGACCGCCGAACAGTTCCGATTTGAAACGCTGGTGCTGCCGCCATTGGCGGCCGGCCAGGTGCTGCTGAGAACCCGCTACGTGTCGGTTGACCCGTACATGCGCGGCCGGATGAGCGCCGCCAAGTCCTACGTGGCGCCGTTTGAGGTGGGCCAGCCGATTGCGGGTGGCGTGGTGGCCGAGGTAGTGGAAAGCCAGTCCGACACCCTGCCCGTGGGCAGCGTGGTAGTGGGCAACCTGCCGTGGCAGCAGCACAGCGTTGCGGACGGCAAGGGCCTGAACCGGATTCCAACGGACAAGGCGCCGGTGAGCTACTTCCTGGGGCTGCTGGGCATGCCCGGCCTCACGGCGTATTTCGGGCTGCTTGATATCTGCCAGCCCAAAGCGGGCGAAACGGTGGTGGTATCGGGTGCGGCCGGCGCAGTAGGCATGGTGGTGGGCCAGCTGGCCAAAATCCAGGGCTGCCGCGTGATTGGCACGGCCGGCTCCGACGAGAAGGTGGCCTATCTGAAAGAGTTGGGCTTTGATGAAGCCATCAACTACAAAACCGCCAACATTGCCGAAGCCCTGGCCGCCGCCGCCCCCAACGGCATCGACTGCTACTTCGACAACGTGGGCGGCCCCATCACCGACGCCGTATACGACCTGCTCAACAAGCACGCACGCATTGCGCTCTGCGGCCAGATTTCCACCTACAACAGCACCGAAGCACCCGTGGGCCCGCGCCCCGAGGGCAAGCTGCTCAAAACCAGCACCAAGCTGCAGGGCTTCATCGTGAGCGACTACCTGCCGCAGTGGCCGGAGGGCGTGGCCAAGCTCACGGAGTGGTATGGCCAGGGCAAGCTGAAGTTCGAGGAAACTGTTACGGAAGGCTTTGACCAGATTCCGGCCGCTTTCCTGGGCTTGTTCCAGGGCGACAACACCGGTAAGGCCATCGTGAAGGTAGCCTAG